The following are from one region of the Novosphingobium humi genome:
- a CDS encoding baseplate assembly protein — translation MATSTSVIDLSQLPAPTVVEALDYETIRAALIADVQTDLPTWDATVESDPAVKVLEVAAYRELLIRQQFNERAKQVMLAYAKDSNLDHLGALLGVERLDGEDDTALLYRIQLAPDAFSVAGPESAYEYLALSADSTIADASVTSPNPGVVLVSLLSKFGDGTATADQIAHVEAALAGARPLTDQVIVQSATITPYTITAALTLFDGPDGDVVLSNALAGAQGYVAAARRIGRDINRANIFAAIAVAGVSNVALDGPAADMPMDDTHCGHCLAINLTVAGRGE, via the coding sequence CGATCCGCGCCGCGCTGATCGCCGATGTGCAGACCGACCTGCCCACATGGGATGCCACGGTCGAGAGCGACCCGGCGGTCAAGGTGCTCGAGGTCGCCGCCTATCGCGAACTGCTGATCCGCCAGCAATTCAACGAGCGGGCCAAACAGGTCATGCTGGCCTATGCCAAGGACAGCAATCTTGACCATCTGGGCGCGCTGCTGGGCGTGGAACGCCTCGATGGCGAGGACGATACCGCGCTGCTCTACCGCATCCAGCTTGCCCCCGACGCTTTCTCGGTCGCCGGGCCGGAAAGCGCCTATGAATATCTCGCCCTCTCCGCCGACAGCACGATCGCCGACGCCAGCGTTACCAGCCCCAACCCCGGCGTTGTCCTGGTCTCGCTGCTCTCCAAATTCGGCGACGGCACGGCAACCGCCGATCAAATCGCCCATGTCGAGGCGGCACTGGCCGGTGCCCGCCCGCTCACCGATCAGGTCATCGTCCAGTCGGCCACCATCACCCCCTACACGATCACCGCCGCCCTCACCCTGTTCGACGGCCCCGATGGCGATGTGGTGCTCTCCAATGCGCTGGCCGGGGCGCAAGGCTATGTCGCCGCCGCACGCCGCATCGGCCGCGACATCAACCGCGCCAATATCTTTGCCGCCATCGCGGTCGCGGGCGTCTCCAATGTCGCGCTCGATGGCCCGGCGGCGGACATGCCGATGGACGACACCCATTGCGGGCATTGCCTCGCCATCAACCTGACGGTGGCGGGCCGTGGCGAATAA
- a CDS encoding phage tail protein I produces MANNPSLLPPNATRLEHALAAATARITAIPTPLTDLWRPDTIPASILPWLAWSLSVDRWRPSWSEEQRRAATAQAIPNAKIRGSRAAAEAVIADYDPRITLTEWWEEGGSGVPYTFFVTLPLDGLFDTIATASFAAELYRDLVRVKPARAHFTLRQKAMAHAALPMVAAARAMRAERWRAAMADPDPADDLKLQSEDGEPLEGPDGLAWEDE; encoded by the coding sequence GTGGCGAATAATCCCTCGCTCCTGCCGCCCAACGCCACGCGCCTCGAACACGCGCTGGCCGCCGCAACGGCGCGCATCACCGCCATCCCCACGCCGCTGACCGACCTGTGGCGCCCCGATACGATCCCCGCCTCGATCCTGCCCTGGCTGGCATGGAGCCTGTCGGTTGACCGCTGGCGCCCAAGCTGGAGCGAGGAACAGCGCCGCGCCGCCACCGCACAGGCCATCCCCAATGCCAAAATCCGGGGCAGCCGCGCCGCAGCCGAAGCGGTGATCGCCGATTACGACCCGCGCATCACGCTCACCGAATGGTGGGAGGAAGGCGGCTCGGGCGTCCCCTACACGTTCTTCGTCACCCTGCCGCTCGACGGCCTGTTCGACACCATCGCCACGGCCAGCTTCGCCGCCGAACTCTACCGCGATCTCGTCCGAGTCAAACCCGCCCGCGCCCATTTCACCCTGCGCCAGAAGGCGATGGCGCATGCCGCCCTGCCGATGGTGGCCGCCGCCCGCGCGATGCGCGCCGAACGCTGGAGAGCCGCCATGGCCGACCCCGACCCCGCCGATGATCTCAAATTGCAGTCCGAGGACGGCGAGCCGCTCGAAGGCCCCGATGGCCTCGCATGGGAGGATGAATAA
- a CDS encoding gp53-like domain-containing protein — MDPLLITLTKAGFSAIIDDHTPGFSPVEITEIGLTDTAFTVSSTLTALPGEFKRLGVSGEQSGDDIIHIVALDASDDAYSYRGFALYLADGTLFGVYGQAGPIAAKAEPSATYIAVDIQLTGGMAGAITFGDTNFLSPPATTSGQGVVELATNAEASAGNDTQRALTPAAMQAAILAMLLRVDGAGSALDADLLDGQHGAWYADIVSRLGYVPFDSAGFTGAAVKAVLGYNPQDAADFSFGSNANGYWRKMPNGLIEQWGEVTADETGSPPALDFPIPFTDLASVNLQVTARAPNVAATNGNKVGGNKVSVTQFNVFSDDLDMAVFWRAIGR, encoded by the coding sequence ATGGACCCGCTTCTGATCACCCTGACCAAGGCGGGTTTCAGCGCGATCATCGATGATCACACGCCCGGCTTCTCCCCGGTGGAGATCACCGAAATCGGCCTGACGGACACCGCCTTCACTGTGTCCAGCACGCTCACCGCGCTGCCCGGCGAGTTCAAGCGGCTGGGCGTCTCGGGCGAGCAGTCGGGCGATGACATCATCCATATCGTCGCCCTTGACGCCTCCGATGATGCCTATTCCTATCGCGGCTTCGCGCTCTATCTGGCCGATGGCACGCTGTTCGGCGTCTATGGTCAGGCTGGCCCGATCGCCGCCAAGGCGGAGCCGAGCGCCACCTATATCGCGGTCGATATCCAACTGACCGGCGGCATGGCGGGCGCGATCACCTTCGGCGACACCAATTTCCTGAGCCCGCCCGCCACCACCAGCGGCCAGGGCGTGGTCGAACTGGCCACCAATGCCGAGGCCAGCGCGGGCAACGACACCCAACGCGCCCTCACCCCGGCCGCCATGCAGGCCGCGATCCTCGCCATGCTCCTGCGCGTCGATGGCGCAGGCTCCGCCCTTGATGCCGACCTGCTCGATGGCCAGCACGGCGCCTGGTACGCCGATATCGTCTCGCGCCTGGGCTATGTCCCCTTTGACAGCGCGGGCTTCACCGGCGCGGCGGTGAAGGCAGTGCTGGGCTACAATCCGCAAGACGCCGCCGACTTCTCCTTCGGCTCCAACGCCAACGGCTATTGGCGCAAAATGCCCAATGGCCTGATCGAACAATGGGGCGAAGTGACCGCAGACGAAACCGGTTCGCCGCCCGCGCTCGACTTCCCCATCCCCTTCACCGATCTGGCTTCGGTCAACCTGCAAGTGACCGCCCGCGCGCCGAATGTGGCCGCCACCAACGGCAACAAGGTAGGCGGCAACAAGGTCAGCGTGACCCAATTCAACGTCTTTTCCGATGACCTCGACATGGCCGTCTTCTGGCGCGCGATTGGCCGATAA
- a CDS encoding lysozyme: MATQPETAQPKRGALIVLTGALLAIVGPVTGKLLLTETPAHESGRKVAVTVSPQARTATIQHISGPQYLKAYLDIVKVPTACDGLTGKDIQIGRHFTEAQCALMLEARLAETAQHVMACTPGLALTIPGRDFVRFAAVSLAYNVGWPTYCRSTMRRNIDAGNLVSACVNLTLFNRAGGRVLKGLVDRRTREMRVCLKDA, translated from the coding sequence ATGGCAACGCAGCCTGAGACCGCCCAGCCCAAGCGCGGGGCGCTGATCGTGCTGACAGGCGCGCTGCTGGCCATTGTCGGCCCGGTGACGGGAAAGCTGCTGCTGACCGAAACGCCTGCACATGAATCGGGCCGCAAGGTGGCGGTCACCGTCTCGCCTCAAGCCAGGACCGCCACGATCCAGCATATCAGCGGGCCGCAATACCTCAAGGCGTACCTCGATATCGTCAAGGTGCCGACCGCCTGCGACGGCCTGACCGGCAAGGATATCCAGATCGGCCGGCACTTCACTGAGGCGCAATGCGCGCTGATGCTCGAGGCCCGCCTTGCCGAGACGGCGCAGCACGTCATGGCCTGCACGCCGGGTCTGGCGCTGACCATTCCGGGCCGGGATTTCGTGCGCTTCGCCGCTGTCAGCCTCGCCTACAACGTGGGCTGGCCCACCTATTGCCGCTCGACCATGCGGCGCAACATCGATGCGGGCAATCTCGTCTCCGCCTGCGTCAATCTCACCCTGTTCAACCGCGCCGGGGGCCGCGTTCTCAAGGGGCTGGTCGATCGGCGGACACGCGAAATGCGCGTCTGCCTCAAGGATGCATGA
- a CDS encoding phage baseplate assembly protein V, producing the protein MNDDDIPLDPSTLIRLGVISAVTLDPPRCRVRFGDPDADDGAIESPPIRWLALRAGATRRWSAPTVGEECVLICPDGQIGNGVALTGLYNDNHPAPANTLAELIAYPDGAILSYDPESHHLSAILPDGGSVQITAPGGVKIIGTLLVDGSIAASGNLSSGTGATGVFSASGKTINVVSGIITNIN; encoded by the coding sequence ATGAACGACGATGATATCCCCCTCGATCCCTCGACCCTGATCCGCCTTGGCGTGATCAGCGCGGTCACGCTCGATCCCCCGCGCTGCCGCGTCCGCTTTGGCGATCCCGACGCCGACGATGGCGCCATCGAAAGCCCGCCCATCCGCTGGCTGGCCCTGCGCGCGGGCGCCACCCGCCGGTGGAGCGCGCCAACCGTGGGCGAGGAATGCGTCCTCATCTGCCCCGATGGCCAGATCGGCAACGGCGTGGCCCTCACCGGGCTTTACAACGACAACCACCCGGCCCCCGCCAACACGCTGGCCGAGCTGATCGCTTATCCCGATGGCGCGATCCTCTCCTATGACCCGGAGAGCCACCATCTTTCCGCAATCCTTCCCGATGGCGGCTCTGTCCAGATCACCGCGCCGGGCGGGGTCAAAATCATCGGCACCTTGCTGGTCGATGGTTCTATCGCGGCCAGCGGCAACCTGTCGAGCGGCACCGGGGCAACGGGGGTTTTCTCCGCCTCGGGCAAGACGATCAATGTCGTCTCCGGCATCATCACCAACATCAATTGA